A part of Perca fluviatilis chromosome 15, GENO_Pfluv_1.0, whole genome shotgun sequence genomic DNA contains:
- the LOC120574278 gene encoding protein tweety homolog 2-like isoform X6, with protein sequence MGTSDFCVSPNKFIVNQTKDFLSADVAHYYLFCSPNLPNPFQQSLTICKRSLTTMQMQIKGLLQFSLPFFPTAERDLLGIQRLLNSTEFSLHQLTALLDCRGLHKDYLDALMGVCYDGVEGLLYLSLFSLLAACALSAMLCAIFRVWTLIGSRDKEYDDIDEEDPFNPEARRISYNPRRSNIHSFCSYTSSLGNQASLHPPPQSASNVMPPPEYMNQSMLFGGSPRYENVPLIGRGSPPPSYSPSMRTTYLSMTDAQIRHFGTDFQV encoded by the exons ATG GGCACCAGTGACTTTTGTGTGTCTCCAAACAAGTTTATTGTTAACCAAACCAAGGATTTCCTCAGTGCAG ATGTTGCACACTATTATTTGTTCTGCAGTCCGAATCTACCAAACCCTTTTCAACAG TCTTTGACAATCTGCAAGCGTTCTTTGACCACCATGCAAATGCAGATCAAGGGCTTGCTGCAGTTCTCGTTGCCCTTCTTCCCCACTGCTGAG AGAGACCTTTTGGGGATCCAGCGACTGCTGAACTCCACCGAGTTCAGTCTCCACCAGCTAACAGCATTGCTCGACTGCCGCGGGCTACACAAG GACTACCTGGATGCCCTAATGGGTGTGTGCTATGATGGGGTGGAAGGGCTCCTCTACCTCTCTTTGTTTTCTCTGCTGGCTGCCTGCGCACTCTCTGCCATGCTGTGTGCGATTTTTAGAGTGTGGACACTAATAGGCAGCAG GGACAAAGAGTATGACGACATAGATGAGGAGGACCCGTTCAACCCAGAAGCGCGGCGGATATCCTACAACCCCAGAAGGTCCAACATCCATAGTTTCTGTAGCTATACCAGCAGCCTCGGTAACCAGGCCAGCCTTCATCCACCTCCGCAATCTGCCTCTAATGTCATGCCACCTCCTGAATACAT GAATCAGTCCATGCTGTTTGGAGGGAGTCCTCGATATGAAAACGTGCCGCTGATAGGGAGAGGATCCCCACCTCCCTCG TACTCGCCCAGTATGAGGACCACTTATCTATCTATGACTGACGCCCAGATCAGACACTTTGGGACTGACTTCCAGGTGTAA
- the LOC120574278 gene encoding protein tweety homolog 2-like isoform X2, with protein MATARLDYVAPWWTYWLHNFPHFNFFFQSVDNTFTPEEASYQQSLIFLACVGAVGLGLSLLVLTVYLVCLCCCRRDLDEDTKRPDTCCLTWSAVITGLIICSAVGVGFYGNSETNDGVYQLTYSLYNANHTLGGLNNLVAGSLGNVQTGLKQHLERLDEIFSTNPNYLQSLRFMKLMVNNVIREMTTLPDITKANVDLAAIADQTALIEYYRWLTFLLLLILDLVICLAICLGMAKQSRWLLITIMAFVVLSMILSWASLGAGTATAVGTSDFCVSPNKFIVNQTKDFLSADVAHYYLFCSPNLPNPFQQSLTICKRSLTTMQMQIKGLLQFSLPFFPTAERDLLGIQRLLNSTEFSLHQLTALLDCRGLHKDYLDALMGVCYDGVEGLLYLSLFSLLAACALSAMLCAIFRVWTLIGSRDKEYDDIDEEDPFNPEARRISYNPRRSNIHSFCSYTSSLGNQASLHPPPQSASNVMPPPEYMNQSMLFGGSPRYENVPLIGRGSPPPSYSPSMRTTYLSMTDAQIRHFGTDFQV; from the exons ATGGCCACTGCAAGGCTTGATTACGTTGCTCCGTGGTGGACATACTGGCTGCACAATTTCCCTCACTTCAATTTCTTTTTCCAGTCGGTCGACAACACTTTCACACCGGAGGAAGCGAGCTATCAGCAG TCTCTGATATTTCTAGCATGTGTTGGTGCAGTGGGTCTGGGTCTGAGCCTGCTGGTTCTGACAGTATACCTGGTCTGCTTGTGTTGCTGCCGCAGGGACTTAGATGAAGACACCAAAAGACCTGATACCTGCTGCCTCACTTGGTCTGCTGTCATCACAGGCCTCATTATATG TTCTGCTGTAGGAGTGGGTTTCTATGGAAACAGTGAGACCAACGATGGGGTGTACCAGCTGACCTACTCGCTCTACAATGCCAATCACACATTGGGTGGCCTCAACAATCTG gTTGCAGGATCTCTGGGCAATGTTCAAACTGGACTCAAGCAGCACCTGGAACGACTGGATGAAATCTTTTCCACAAACCCAAACTACCTCCAATCTCTGCGCTTCATGAAGCTGATGGTTAACAACGTCATTCGTGAGATGACTACTCTGCCTGATATCACCAAAGCAAATGTTGATTTGGCAGCCATTGCTGACCAAACGGCTTTAATTGAGTATTACAG ATGGCTGACCTTTTTGCTGTTGCTGATCCTGGATCTGGTCATCTGCTTGGCCATATGCTTGGGGATGGCCAAGCAGTCTCGATGGCTCCTTATCAC GATCATGGCTTTTGTAGTGCTGTCTATGATCCTCAGCTGGGCCTCACTGGGAGCGGGCACTGCTACAGCTGTG GGCACCAGTGACTTTTGTGTGTCTCCAAACAAGTTTATTGTTAACCAAACCAAGGATTTCCTCAGTGCAG ATGTTGCACACTATTATTTGTTCTGCAGTCCGAATCTACCAAACCCTTTTCAACAG TCTTTGACAATCTGCAAGCGTTCTTTGACCACCATGCAAATGCAGATCAAGGGCTTGCTGCAGTTCTCGTTGCCCTTCTTCCCCACTGCTGAG AGAGACCTTTTGGGGATCCAGCGACTGCTGAACTCCACCGAGTTCAGTCTCCACCAGCTAACAGCATTGCTCGACTGCCGCGGGCTACACAAG GACTACCTGGATGCCCTAATGGGTGTGTGCTATGATGGGGTGGAAGGGCTCCTCTACCTCTCTTTGTTTTCTCTGCTGGCTGCCTGCGCACTCTCTGCCATGCTGTGTGCGATTTTTAGAGTGTGGACACTAATAGGCAGCAG GGACAAAGAGTATGACGACATAGATGAGGAGGACCCGTTCAACCCAGAAGCGCGGCGGATATCCTACAACCCCAGAAGGTCCAACATCCATAGTTTCTGTAGCTATACCAGCAGCCTCGGTAACCAGGCCAGCCTTCATCCACCTCCGCAATCTGCCTCTAATGTCATGCCACCTCCTGAATACAT GAATCAGTCCATGCTGTTTGGAGGGAGTCCTCGATATGAAAACGTGCCGCTGATAGGGAGAGGATCCCCACCTCCCTCG TACTCGCCCAGTATGAGGACCACTTATCTATCTATGACTGACGCCCAGATCAGACACTTTGGGACTGACTTCCAGGTGTAA
- the LOC120574278 gene encoding protein tweety homolog 2-like isoform X3, with protein MATARLDYVAPWWTYWLHNFPHFNFFFQSVDNTFTPEEASYQQSLIFLACVGAVGLGLSLLVLTVYLVCLCCCRRDLDEDTKRPDTCCLTWSAVITGLIICSAVGVGFYGNSETNDGVYQLTYSLYNANHTLGGLNNLVAGSLGNVQTGLKQHLERLDEIFSTNPNYLQSLRFMKLMVNNVIREMTTLPDITKANVDLAAIADQTALIEYYRWLTFLLLLILDLVICLAICLGMAKQSRWLLITIMAFVVLSMILSWASLGAGTATAVGTSDFCVSPNKFIVNQTKDFLSADVAHYYLFCSPNLPNPFQQSLTICKRSLTTMQMQIKGLLQFSLPFFPTAERDLLGIQRLLNSTEFSLHQLTALLDCRGLHKDYLDALMGVCYDGVEGLLYLSLFSLLAACALSAMLCAIFRVWTLIGSRDKEYDDIDEEDPFNPEARRISYNPRRSNIHSFCSYTSSLGNQASLHPPPQSASNVMPPPEYMNQSMLFGGSPRYENVPLIGRGSPPPSTYKNLLAQYEDHLSIYD; from the exons ATGGCCACTGCAAGGCTTGATTACGTTGCTCCGTGGTGGACATACTGGCTGCACAATTTCCCTCACTTCAATTTCTTTTTCCAGTCGGTCGACAACACTTTCACACCGGAGGAAGCGAGCTATCAGCAG TCTCTGATATTTCTAGCATGTGTTGGTGCAGTGGGTCTGGGTCTGAGCCTGCTGGTTCTGACAGTATACCTGGTCTGCTTGTGTTGCTGCCGCAGGGACTTAGATGAAGACACCAAAAGACCTGATACCTGCTGCCTCACTTGGTCTGCTGTCATCACAGGCCTCATTATATG TTCTGCTGTAGGAGTGGGTTTCTATGGAAACAGTGAGACCAACGATGGGGTGTACCAGCTGACCTACTCGCTCTACAATGCCAATCACACATTGGGTGGCCTCAACAATCTG gTTGCAGGATCTCTGGGCAATGTTCAAACTGGACTCAAGCAGCACCTGGAACGACTGGATGAAATCTTTTCCACAAACCCAAACTACCTCCAATCTCTGCGCTTCATGAAGCTGATGGTTAACAACGTCATTCGTGAGATGACTACTCTGCCTGATATCACCAAAGCAAATGTTGATTTGGCAGCCATTGCTGACCAAACGGCTTTAATTGAGTATTACAG ATGGCTGACCTTTTTGCTGTTGCTGATCCTGGATCTGGTCATCTGCTTGGCCATATGCTTGGGGATGGCCAAGCAGTCTCGATGGCTCCTTATCAC GATCATGGCTTTTGTAGTGCTGTCTATGATCCTCAGCTGGGCCTCACTGGGAGCGGGCACTGCTACAGCTGTG GGCACCAGTGACTTTTGTGTGTCTCCAAACAAGTTTATTGTTAACCAAACCAAGGATTTCCTCAGTGCAG ATGTTGCACACTATTATTTGTTCTGCAGTCCGAATCTACCAAACCCTTTTCAACAG TCTTTGACAATCTGCAAGCGTTCTTTGACCACCATGCAAATGCAGATCAAGGGCTTGCTGCAGTTCTCGTTGCCCTTCTTCCCCACTGCTGAG AGAGACCTTTTGGGGATCCAGCGACTGCTGAACTCCACCGAGTTCAGTCTCCACCAGCTAACAGCATTGCTCGACTGCCGCGGGCTACACAAG GACTACCTGGATGCCCTAATGGGTGTGTGCTATGATGGGGTGGAAGGGCTCCTCTACCTCTCTTTGTTTTCTCTGCTGGCTGCCTGCGCACTCTCTGCCATGCTGTGTGCGATTTTTAGAGTGTGGACACTAATAGGCAGCAG GGACAAAGAGTATGACGACATAGATGAGGAGGACCCGTTCAACCCAGAAGCGCGGCGGATATCCTACAACCCCAGAAGGTCCAACATCCATAGTTTCTGTAGCTATACCAGCAGCCTCGGTAACCAGGCCAGCCTTCATCCACCTCCGCAATCTGCCTCTAATGTCATGCCACCTCCTGAATACAT GAATCAGTCCATGCTGTTTGGAGGGAGTCCTCGATATGAAAACGTGCCGCTGATAGGGAGAGGATCCCCACCTCCCTCG ACTTATAAAAACC TACTCGCCCAGTATGAGGACCACTTATCTATCTATGACTGA
- the LOC120574278 gene encoding protein tweety homolog 2-like isoform X4, giving the protein MATARLDYVAPWWTYWLHNFPHFNFFFQSVDNTFTPEEASYQQSLIFLACVGAVGLGLSLLVLTVYLVCLCCCRRDLDEDTKRPDTCCLTWSAVITGLIICSAVGVGFYGNSETNDGVYQLTYSLYNANHTLGGLNNLVAGSLGNVQTGLKQHLERLDEIFSTNPNYLQSLRFMKLMVNNVIREMTTLPDITKANVDLAAIADQTALIEYYRWLTFLLLLILDLVICLAICLGMAKQSRWLLITIMAFVVLSMILSWASLGAGTATAVGTSDFCVSPNKFIVNQTKDFLSADVAHYYLFCSPNLPNPFQQSLTICKRSLTTMQMQIKGLLQFSLPFFPTAERDLLGIQRLLNSTEFSLHQLTALLDCRGLHKDYLDALMGVCYDGVEGLLYLSLFSLLAACALSAMLCAIFRVWTLIGSRDKEYDDIDEEDPFNPEARRISYNPRRSNIHSFCSYTSSLGNQASLHPPPQSASNVMPPPEYMNQSMLFGGSPRYENVPLIGRGSPPPSRTKDLKLPFAQDTRPV; this is encoded by the exons ATGGCCACTGCAAGGCTTGATTACGTTGCTCCGTGGTGGACATACTGGCTGCACAATTTCCCTCACTTCAATTTCTTTTTCCAGTCGGTCGACAACACTTTCACACCGGAGGAAGCGAGCTATCAGCAG TCTCTGATATTTCTAGCATGTGTTGGTGCAGTGGGTCTGGGTCTGAGCCTGCTGGTTCTGACAGTATACCTGGTCTGCTTGTGTTGCTGCCGCAGGGACTTAGATGAAGACACCAAAAGACCTGATACCTGCTGCCTCACTTGGTCTGCTGTCATCACAGGCCTCATTATATG TTCTGCTGTAGGAGTGGGTTTCTATGGAAACAGTGAGACCAACGATGGGGTGTACCAGCTGACCTACTCGCTCTACAATGCCAATCACACATTGGGTGGCCTCAACAATCTG gTTGCAGGATCTCTGGGCAATGTTCAAACTGGACTCAAGCAGCACCTGGAACGACTGGATGAAATCTTTTCCACAAACCCAAACTACCTCCAATCTCTGCGCTTCATGAAGCTGATGGTTAACAACGTCATTCGTGAGATGACTACTCTGCCTGATATCACCAAAGCAAATGTTGATTTGGCAGCCATTGCTGACCAAACGGCTTTAATTGAGTATTACAG ATGGCTGACCTTTTTGCTGTTGCTGATCCTGGATCTGGTCATCTGCTTGGCCATATGCTTGGGGATGGCCAAGCAGTCTCGATGGCTCCTTATCAC GATCATGGCTTTTGTAGTGCTGTCTATGATCCTCAGCTGGGCCTCACTGGGAGCGGGCACTGCTACAGCTGTG GGCACCAGTGACTTTTGTGTGTCTCCAAACAAGTTTATTGTTAACCAAACCAAGGATTTCCTCAGTGCAG ATGTTGCACACTATTATTTGTTCTGCAGTCCGAATCTACCAAACCCTTTTCAACAG TCTTTGACAATCTGCAAGCGTTCTTTGACCACCATGCAAATGCAGATCAAGGGCTTGCTGCAGTTCTCGTTGCCCTTCTTCCCCACTGCTGAG AGAGACCTTTTGGGGATCCAGCGACTGCTGAACTCCACCGAGTTCAGTCTCCACCAGCTAACAGCATTGCTCGACTGCCGCGGGCTACACAAG GACTACCTGGATGCCCTAATGGGTGTGTGCTATGATGGGGTGGAAGGGCTCCTCTACCTCTCTTTGTTTTCTCTGCTGGCTGCCTGCGCACTCTCTGCCATGCTGTGTGCGATTTTTAGAGTGTGGACACTAATAGGCAGCAG GGACAAAGAGTATGACGACATAGATGAGGAGGACCCGTTCAACCCAGAAGCGCGGCGGATATCCTACAACCCCAGAAGGTCCAACATCCATAGTTTCTGTAGCTATACCAGCAGCCTCGGTAACCAGGCCAGCCTTCATCCACCTCCGCAATCTGCCTCTAATGTCATGCCACCTCCTGAATACAT GAATCAGTCCATGCTGTTTGGAGGGAGTCCTCGATATGAAAACGTGCCGCTGATAGGGAGAGGATCCCCACCTCCCTCG CGTACCAAAGACCTGAAACTACCTTTTGCGCAAGA TACTCGCCCAGTATGA
- the LOC120574278 gene encoding protein tweety homolog 2-like isoform X5, translating into MATARLDYVAPWWTYWLHNFPHFNFFFQSVDNTFTPEEASYQQSLIFLACVGAVGLGLSLLVLTVYLVCLCCCRRDLDEDTKRPDTCCLTWSAVITGLIICSAVGVGFYGNSETNDGVYQLTYSLYNANHTLGGLNNLVAGSLGNVQTGLKQHLERLDEIFSTNPNYLQSLRFMKLMVNNVIREMTTLPDITKANVDLAAIADQTALIEYYRWLTFLLLLILDLVICLAICLGMAKQSRWLLITIMAFVVLSMILSWASLGAGTATAVGTSDFCVSPNKFIVNQTKDFLSADVAHYYLFCSPNLPNPFQQSLTICKRSLTTMQMQIKGLLQFSLPFFPTAERDLLGIQRLLNSTEFSLHQLTALLDCRGLHKDYLDALMGVCYDGVEGLLYLSLFSLLAACALSAMLCAIFRVWTLIGSRDKEYDDIDEEDPFNPEARRISYNPRRSNIHSFCSYTSSLGNQASLHPPPQSASNVMPPPEYMNQSMLFGGSPRYENVPLIGRGSPPPSRTKDLKLPFAQE; encoded by the exons ATGGCCACTGCAAGGCTTGATTACGTTGCTCCGTGGTGGACATACTGGCTGCACAATTTCCCTCACTTCAATTTCTTTTTCCAGTCGGTCGACAACACTTTCACACCGGAGGAAGCGAGCTATCAGCAG TCTCTGATATTTCTAGCATGTGTTGGTGCAGTGGGTCTGGGTCTGAGCCTGCTGGTTCTGACAGTATACCTGGTCTGCTTGTGTTGCTGCCGCAGGGACTTAGATGAAGACACCAAAAGACCTGATACCTGCTGCCTCACTTGGTCTGCTGTCATCACAGGCCTCATTATATG TTCTGCTGTAGGAGTGGGTTTCTATGGAAACAGTGAGACCAACGATGGGGTGTACCAGCTGACCTACTCGCTCTACAATGCCAATCACACATTGGGTGGCCTCAACAATCTG gTTGCAGGATCTCTGGGCAATGTTCAAACTGGACTCAAGCAGCACCTGGAACGACTGGATGAAATCTTTTCCACAAACCCAAACTACCTCCAATCTCTGCGCTTCATGAAGCTGATGGTTAACAACGTCATTCGTGAGATGACTACTCTGCCTGATATCACCAAAGCAAATGTTGATTTGGCAGCCATTGCTGACCAAACGGCTTTAATTGAGTATTACAG ATGGCTGACCTTTTTGCTGTTGCTGATCCTGGATCTGGTCATCTGCTTGGCCATATGCTTGGGGATGGCCAAGCAGTCTCGATGGCTCCTTATCAC GATCATGGCTTTTGTAGTGCTGTCTATGATCCTCAGCTGGGCCTCACTGGGAGCGGGCACTGCTACAGCTGTG GGCACCAGTGACTTTTGTGTGTCTCCAAACAAGTTTATTGTTAACCAAACCAAGGATTTCCTCAGTGCAG ATGTTGCACACTATTATTTGTTCTGCAGTCCGAATCTACCAAACCCTTTTCAACAG TCTTTGACAATCTGCAAGCGTTCTTTGACCACCATGCAAATGCAGATCAAGGGCTTGCTGCAGTTCTCGTTGCCCTTCTTCCCCACTGCTGAG AGAGACCTTTTGGGGATCCAGCGACTGCTGAACTCCACCGAGTTCAGTCTCCACCAGCTAACAGCATTGCTCGACTGCCGCGGGCTACACAAG GACTACCTGGATGCCCTAATGGGTGTGTGCTATGATGGGGTGGAAGGGCTCCTCTACCTCTCTTTGTTTTCTCTGCTGGCTGCCTGCGCACTCTCTGCCATGCTGTGTGCGATTTTTAGAGTGTGGACACTAATAGGCAGCAG GGACAAAGAGTATGACGACATAGATGAGGAGGACCCGTTCAACCCAGAAGCGCGGCGGATATCCTACAACCCCAGAAGGTCCAACATCCATAGTTTCTGTAGCTATACCAGCAGCCTCGGTAACCAGGCCAGCCTTCATCCACCTCCGCAATCTGCCTCTAATGTCATGCCACCTCCTGAATACAT GAATCAGTCCATGCTGTTTGGAGGGAGTCCTCGATATGAAAACGTGCCGCTGATAGGGAGAGGATCCCCACCTCCCTCG CGTACCAAAGACCTGAAACTACCTTTTGCGCAAGAGTAA